The following are encoded together in the Lactuca sativa cultivar Salinas chromosome 1, Lsat_Salinas_v11, whole genome shotgun sequence genome:
- the LOC111915762 gene encoding transcription factor bHLH110: protein MESTNFHHQQQQEHHQPLVDSSCYGLAWYQNPILNGTRISTNSRDVKQHINHSIDLVPPPTVQDLGLPLSTMESFMAHELQHLARIKEEVSLSRSYPGLSEMIISSSPTSSIEDLHLHPSPTYMSKNDHQRIRYDNDNNQEIFLKTFSNGCQIKSDHQHMNQIPFSEESVSYSDDTNSCYRGTFSQILPTINISSLNQSSSTPPLAISSSSFDINLPALDPFRSPTFDGSFRYQPSSLNIHNLGGLLKDNCLSYGLDQMHQPNHSQAVCHSKVSPPFIIETTEAKRSASNYMDAKAIKATPPKKSKLELRPSCAPLKVRKEKLGDRISALQQMVAPFGKTDTASVLMEAIGYIKFLQNQVETLSVPYMNSTQKATRTSTRGGSIKNGNEEMKRDLRSRGLCLVPLSCLSYVTYGGGNIWATP, encoded by the exons ATGGAATCTACAAATTTTCAtcaccaacaacaacaagaacaccACCAGCCTCTTGTGGACTCTTCTTGTTATGGACTTGCTTGGTATCAAAACCCCATCCT CAATGGTACTAGAATCAGTACAAACTCAAGAGATGTGAAGCAACACATAAATCATAGCATAGATCTCGTTCCTCCTCCCACTGTGCAAGACTTAGGATTACCCTTGAGTACGATGGAAAGTTTCATGGCTCATGAACTGCAACATCTtgcaagaatcaaggaggaagtCTCACTCTCGAGATCTTATCCAGGACTCTCAGAAATGATCATAAGCAGCAGCCCAACATCCAGCATCGAAGATTTACACTTACACCCATCCCCAACCTACATGTCAAAGAATGATCATCAACGGATTCGATACGACAATGATAACAATCAAGAGATATTTCTCAAAACTTTTTCAAATGGGTGCCAAATAAAAAGCGATCATCAGCATATGAATCAAATACCCTTTTCGGAGGAATCGGTGTCATATTCTGATGATACGAATAGTTGTTATAGAGGGACCTTTAGCCAGATTCTTCCAACTATAAATATTTCGAGTTTGAATCAATCGTCATCAACACCACCATTGGCAATTTCCTCAAGCTCTTTTGATATCAACTTGCCTGCTTTAGATCCTTTTCGCTCTCCAACGTTTGATGGGAGTTTTCGCTATCAACCTTCttccctaaatattcataatcttGGAGGCCTTTTAAAAGACAATTGTTTGTCTTATGGTCTTGACCAAATGCATCAGCCAAATCACAGCCAAGCCGTTTGTCATAGCaag GTATCACCACCCTTCATCATCGAAACTACAGAAGCGAAAAGGTCAGCCAGCAATTATATGGATGCAAAGGCCATTAAAGCAACTCCACCCAAGAAATCAAAACTGGAGTTGCGCCCTTCTTGCGCACCCTTGAAG GTTAGAAAGGAGAAATTAGGCGATAGAATATCTGCTCTTCAGCAAATGGTAGCACCTTTCGGCAAG ACAGATACTGCATCAGTGCTAATGGAAGCCATTGGATATATCAAGTTTCTGCAGAATCAAGTTGAG ACGTTAAGCGTGCCATACATGAACTCAACACAAAAGGCCACTAGAACATCGACACGAGGG GGTTCAATAAAAAATGGAAATGAAGAGATGAAGAGGGATCTTAGAAGTCGAGGGTTGTGCCTAGTGCCATTATCGTGTTTGTCATATGTCACATACGGAGGTGGAAACATTTGGGCAACCCCTTAG